The following proteins are encoded in a genomic region of Nocardioides sp. cx-173:
- the dapA gene encoding 4-hydroxy-tetrahydrodipicolinate synthase, protein MTTTPAPTSPAPFGRVLTAMATAFHDDGSVDLDGTARIAAHLVDHGHDGVVVSGTTGESPTTSVSEDGEILAAVKDAVGDRAVVVAGVGTNATAHSVELARQAEKIGADGLLLVTPYYNKPSPAGVLHHFRSVVEAADVPVMLYDVPGRTGTTIAMETYEAAIEWDSVVAVKDAVGDFARGVRLMQLGYAVYSGDDISTLGWLAHGGAGVVSVLGHVAGSQIREMVDAYAAGDHATALAGYTRMLPAIDAVMGVPNYGATTAKAALQLLGVLDNRNVRGPLVPLSDDEVAALRAGLAESGLL, encoded by the coding sequence ATGACCACGACGCCCGCACCCACCTCGCCGGCGCCCTTCGGCCGGGTCCTCACGGCGATGGCGACGGCCTTCCACGACGACGGCTCCGTCGACCTCGACGGCACTGCCCGCATCGCCGCCCACCTCGTCGACCACGGGCACGACGGTGTCGTGGTCTCCGGTACGACGGGCGAGTCGCCGACCACGTCGGTTTCCGAGGACGGCGAGATCCTGGCCGCGGTCAAGGACGCCGTGGGCGACCGGGCGGTCGTCGTCGCCGGCGTCGGCACCAACGCGACGGCGCACTCCGTCGAGCTCGCCCGACAGGCGGAGAAGATCGGCGCCGACGGCCTGCTGCTGGTCACGCCGTACTACAACAAGCCCAGCCCGGCCGGCGTCCTGCACCACTTCCGCAGCGTCGTCGAGGCCGCCGACGTGCCGGTCATGCTCTACGACGTGCCCGGCCGCACCGGCACCACGATCGCGATGGAGACCTACGAGGCCGCCATCGAGTGGGACAGCGTCGTCGCGGTCAAGGACGCGGTCGGCGACTTCGCGCGCGGCGTCCGGCTGATGCAGCTGGGCTACGCCGTCTACTCCGGCGACGACATCTCCACCCTCGGCTGGCTGGCCCACGGCGGTGCCGGCGTCGTGTCGGTGCTCGGGCACGTCGCGGGCTCGCAGATCCGCGAGATGGTCGACGCCTACGCCGCGGGCGACCACGCGACCGCGCTGGCCGGCTACACCCGGATGCTGCCGGCGATCGACGCCGTCATGGGCGTCCCCAACTACGGTGCGACGACCGCCAAGGCGGCGCTGCAGCTGCTCGGGGTGCTCGACAACCGCAA